AATCACCTTTCCTATCTTAAACCTCACAGCACCCAAGTATGCGAGATTGAAAATCATTCTCATATAAAATTTTACCAAATGGGAAGCCTATGGTCAATTACATGCTGAAAATAAAAGCAAAACAGCCGACACTTAATAGACTCTTAAGTGACGGCTGTTCTGCTCAGTCTAACCAGATAGCCCTTATCTCAGACTACTTGCGATTCATTACCCATTTCCTCAATATCTTCTTTTACCAGCCGGTAGATGATGAACTTATCGTGGGGGTCTTCCGCCCCGGGAACCCGGACTTTATTAATCTTTCTAAAGGGGTATTTTCTGATCTCATCTTTGTAGTCCGGAAGAGGATAAAACAAGATGATATCAATTGTGCGCGGCACTGCCTTTACCGACGCGATGATGTTCCGCAGCACTTTAGCAAACACTTTAGCTGAAAATGGATTAAAGAAATAAAAGCAGGTATCCTGAGGCTTGACCTGGTAGCGCTCTGCTAAGCCGAATTTGAACTTGATTGGAGCCGAAATGTGCTTAGCCCGTAACCGGTAGGTATATTTATTGTCAAGCGCTTCATTAAAAGTCAGATCATTAGCCTCAATCCCGACAACGGGGATTTGAAAGTGCTTGTGAATATAAAAGGCGACGCGGCCTCTTCCGCAGCCAAAATCTACTACCCGC
Above is a genomic segment from Bacillota bacterium containing:
- a CDS encoding SAM-dependent methyltransferase, producing the protein MSAKRYDKELGIRTVGLREWDGHHHYNRYEATPYEALDVLFQSYSLKHHERVVDFGCGRGRVAFYIHKHFQIPVVGIEANDLTFNEALDNKYTYRLRAKHISAPIKFKFGLAERYQVKPQDTCFYFFNPFSAKVFAKVLRNIIASVKAVPRTIDIILFYPLPDYKDEIRKYPFRKINKVRVPGAEDPHDKFIIYRLVKEDIEEMGNESQVV